A genomic segment from Janthinobacterium sp. 64 encodes:
- a CDS encoding flagellin N-terminal helical domain-containing protein — MLSLHTNSAALSAQNSISKTQQSLSTSMTRLSTGYRINSAMDDAAGLQIATRLKAQTSGMAMAMRNTQNATSMIQTADGALGEANNILVRMKDLATQAADSSANASDKVAMQSEYDALGTELTNILGNTSFGGQKLLNSAASAGDIAAATLAKTTAATAATTASATAATSLATYNTAQTTYAGSGTVADADAMNLAQAQYNKDQLAATTASAKSTAAIAYETAATAAGNGGKFSTALSFQIGASTSETMGLNVSTTLTTMQTAVKATSVNFNGFGAASGVTGTELTAGTASPMIDKLSTAIDALGSLRSALGAAGNRLDHVATNLANVSTNTQAASGRIMDTDFATESSNMTASQMLLQAGTAMLKQSNSMSSMVMSLLQ, encoded by the coding sequence ATGCTGAGCCTTCACACCAACTCCGCGGCCTTGTCCGCACAAAATTCCATCTCCAAAACCCAACAATCGCTGTCGACTTCGATGACGCGCCTGAGCACCGGCTACCGCATCAACTCGGCAATGGATGATGCTGCCGGCCTGCAAATTGCAACCCGCCTGAAAGCACAAACCAGCGGTATGGCCATGGCCATGCGCAACACCCAAAACGCCACCTCGATGATCCAGACCGCCGACGGCGCACTGGGCGAAGCGAACAACATTCTGGTGCGCATGAAAGACCTGGCGACCCAAGCTGCAGACAGCTCCGCCAATGCCAGCGACAAGGTCGCCATGCAGTCGGAATACGATGCGCTGGGCACCGAACTGACCAACATCCTGGGCAACACCTCTTTCGGCGGCCAGAAGCTGCTGAACAGCGCGGCAAGCGCAGGCGACATTGCCGCAGCGACCCTGGCCAAAACTACAGCCGCGACCGCCGCCACCACCGCCAGCGCCACTGCCGCCACGTCGCTGGCCACCTATAACACTGCGCAAACAACCTACGCGGGTTCCGGCACCGTCGCCGACGCCGACGCTATGAACCTCGCTCAGGCACAGTACAACAAGGACCAGCTGGCAGCGACCACCGCCAGCGCCAAGAGCACCGCAGCAATCGCCTACGAGACGGCGGCGACGGCAGCTGGCAATGGCGGCAAATTTTCCACCGCCCTCAGTTTCCAGATCGGCGCTTCGACGTCGGAAACCATGGGCCTGAACGTCTCCACCACCCTGACCACGATGCAAACGGCGGTCAAGGCAACCAGCGTCAACTTCAACGGCTTCGGCGCTGCAAGCGGCGTCACCGGTACCGAATTGACCGCAGGCACCGCGTCGCCCATGATCGACAAGCTGTCGACGGCGATCGATGCGCTGGGCTCGCTGCGTTCGGCACTGGGTGCCGCAGGTAACCGTCTGGACCACGTTGCCACCAACCTGGCCAACGTCAGCACCAACACGCAAGCTGCTTCGGGCCGCATCATGGATACCGACTTCGCGACCGAAAGCTCGAACATGACCGCTTCGCAAATGCTGCTGCAAGCTGGTACCGCCATGTTGAAACAAAGCAACAGCATGTCCTCGATGGTCATGTCCCTGCTGCAATAA
- a CDS encoding tetratricopeptide repeat protein, translated as MRANNSSPIGRRPESAVDKNQQAQSALPHDAVAQCKLAERLSAAGRHEEAILAYDAALLLQADEPSIHNEPAIATAPALAHGHLTCGSFNRANKLSREVIAGWSALLGAVPQARMVVGAMPSEQFRNMLLGWFAEESITAERLNFHDITSTSDYLALHRLVDVCLDTALQAQGKDALAVLQRAVKLSPADAQAHGNPGNACQDAGDYRAAIECYRRALSLSQRWPKHRFDGAATHYRQARALVPEAPQ; from the coding sequence ATGCGCGCAAACAATTCGTCACCTATCGGCCGCCGCCCAGAATCTGCTGTCGACAAGAACCAGCAGGCGCAAAGTGCGCTGCCTCATGATGCAGTAGCGCAGTGCAAACTGGCAGAACGGCTGAGCGCTGCGGGCCGCCACGAAGAAGCCATCCTTGCCTACGATGCCGCTTTGCTGCTTCAAGCTGACGAACCATCGATTCATAACGAACCAGCGATCGCCACAGCACCAGCGTTGGCGCACGGCCACCTCACCTGTGGCAGCTTCAATCGCGCCAACAAGCTCAGCCGCGAAGTTATCGCCGGCTGGTCTGCGCTGCTAGGTGCCGTACCGCAAGCCCGAATGGTCGTCGGAGCTATGCCCAGTGAACAGTTCCGCAACATGCTGCTGGGGTGGTTTGCAGAAGAAAGCATCACGGCCGAACGCCTGAATTTTCATGACATCACCAGTACATCTGATTATCTGGCTTTGCACCGGCTGGTTGACGTCTGCCTCGACACCGCTCTGCAAGCGCAGGGCAAGGACGCCTTGGCGGTGCTGCAACGCGCGGTAAAGCTCAGTCCCGCAGACGCCCAGGCACATGGCAACCCTGGCAATGCATGCCAGGATGCCGGCGATTACCGCGCCGCCATTGAATGTTATCGGCGCGCGTTGAGCTTGAGCCAACGTTGGCCGAAGCATCGCTTCGATGGCGCGGCCACGCACTATCGGCAGGCACGCGCGTTGGTTCCCGAGGCCCCACAATGA
- a CDS encoding class I SAM-dependent methyltransferase gives MPGMCDDEKISALYEIARHSVRGDVVEIGSAWDKSAFVLARLARQHDIGHTLCIAPWQSEYVVQNDTGGLVDNCIHHYDYDEALRVFEMNLLPYSANDINYLRLPSVAAEQQYRQTAAVHSPSFGTTNYAGSIALLHIDGNHAYEAAKADIAAWERHVVAGGWIIIDDYVWPYGDGPQRAGDEFLARQQQQQQQQQQQQQQQQQQQQQRISSAFVMGTALFLQLR, from the coding sequence ATGCCAGGCATGTGCGATGACGAGAAAATCAGCGCCCTCTACGAAATTGCCCGCCACAGCGTGCGCGGCGACGTGGTCGAGATCGGCAGCGCATGGGACAAGTCGGCGTTTGTGCTGGCTCGCCTGGCGCGCCAGCATGACATCGGCCACACCTTGTGCATCGCCCCCTGGCAAAGTGAGTACGTGGTGCAAAACGACACTGGCGGCCTGGTCGACAACTGCATCCACCATTACGATTACGATGAAGCTCTGCGCGTGTTCGAGATGAACCTGCTACCTTACAGCGCCAACGATATCAACTATCTGCGCCTGCCCTCGGTCGCGGCGGAGCAGCAGTACCGCCAGACGGCAGCCGTGCATAGCCCGTCCTTCGGCACCACCAACTATGCCGGCAGTATTGCACTGCTACACATTGACGGCAACCATGCCTACGAGGCAGCCAAGGCCGATATCGCCGCCTGGGAGAGGCATGTGGTCGCCGGCGGCTGGATCATCATTGACGATTATGTCTGGCCATATGGCGACGGGCCGCAGCGGGCCGGCGATGAGTTCCTGGCGCGACAACAACAACAACAACAACAACAACAACAACAACAACAACAACAACAACAACAACAACAACAACGGATCAGCTCGGCATTTGTGATGGGCACCGCCTTGTTCCTCCAACTGCGCTGA
- a CDS encoding fatty acid desaturase — protein MTEKIGAKPPTRVNWYRSKLTGTELSALMRRSDMQGALHVASHLLLLCGTGTLAYCAFLNGHHGLALAALFLHGSFFSFLGWAGAGHELVHRTVFKTRVYNDVFLALFAFLTWNNYVYFRASHIRHHQKTVLTGQDGEVRLPQTLRYREWFWALSFDLPAGYRAIKIVVENSLGIIRGQWGAQLFPDQASRRAVIRFARIILFGHLAMAAAFVASGHWPLLLLVTFATFIADWLNKTLALAQHFGMQPDVDDFRLNSRTVLLHPFLAFLYWQMNYHIEHHMYPAVPFYQLKALRGQIEHDLPPASRGMRALLRDIAAIKRQQERDSAMPPRTQADSALQ, from the coding sequence ATGACAGAAAAAATCGGTGCAAAGCCACCAACCCGTGTCAATTGGTACCGCAGCAAACTGACAGGCACCGAACTGTCGGCCTTGATGCGACGCAGCGACATGCAGGGTGCATTGCATGTCGCCAGCCATCTGCTGCTGCTCTGCGGCACCGGAACGCTGGCGTACTGTGCCTTCCTGAACGGCCATCATGGCTTGGCCCTGGCAGCACTCTTCCTTCATGGCAGCTTTTTTTCCTTCCTGGGCTGGGCAGGGGCAGGGCATGAACTGGTACACCGCACTGTCTTCAAGACGCGTGTGTACAACGATGTCTTCCTGGCCTTGTTCGCGTTCCTGACCTGGAATAACTATGTGTATTTCCGGGCCAGCCATATCCGCCATCACCAGAAAACCGTGCTCACCGGCCAGGACGGTGAAGTCCGCTTGCCGCAGACGCTGCGCTACAGGGAATGGTTCTGGGCGCTGTCGTTCGACTTGCCGGCCGGCTACCGGGCCATCAAGATCGTGGTGGAAAACAGCCTAGGCATCATTCGCGGCCAGTGGGGTGCCCAGCTGTTCCCGGACCAGGCATCGCGCCGGGCCGTCATCCGGTTTGCCCGCATCATCCTGTTCGGCCATCTTGCCATGGCCGCCGCCTTTGTTGCCAGTGGCCACTGGCCGCTATTATTGCTCGTCACATTCGCCACCTTTATCGCGGACTGGCTCAACAAGACACTGGCGCTGGCGCAGCACTTCGGCATGCAGCCCGATGTCGACGATTTCCGCCTGAACAGCCGCACGGTCCTGCTGCACCCTTTCCTGGCTTTTTTGTATTGGCAGATGAATTACCACATCGAACATCATATGTACCCGGCGGTACCGTTCTACCAGCTGAAAGCGCTGCGCGGCCAGATCGAGCACGACCTGCCGCCAGCATCGCGCGGCATGCGCGCCCTGCTGCGCGACATCGCCGCCATCAAGCGGCAACAGGAGCGCGACTCGGCCATGCCACCGCGCACCCAGGCTGACAGCGCCCTTCAGTAA
- a CDS encoding class I SAM-dependent methyltransferase translates to MPTTTSAPQVSAIRPKVLFQKVETTFPDANIMFSVSIPSSAIGGMTLLESSILVSLAKLTGAQTFFEFGTYMGATSVLLASNAPPGAHVTTLDLPPAEIDLTAVSGDTAALILQNDTENDNYLRRQFAEKGAFYIDRAPADVQSAITRLHLDSRKLDPQAQQLSGQFDFIFIDGGHDYETVAIDTTNALAMAKPDSVILWHDYRSKIHGDVTRFVDDFSGDRAVIHVENTMLAFILNGNFKHLLAQ, encoded by the coding sequence ATGCCTACCACCACCAGCGCCCCCCAGGTCAGCGCGATACGCCCCAAAGTTCTTTTCCAGAAGGTTGAAACGACCTTTCCCGACGCAAACATCATGTTCAGCGTCAGCATCCCCAGCAGCGCCATCGGCGGCATGACGCTGCTGGAAAGCTCGATCCTGGTCAGCCTTGCGAAGCTGACCGGGGCGCAGACTTTTTTTGAATTCGGCACCTACATGGGCGCCACCTCGGTTTTACTGGCGAGCAACGCGCCGCCCGGCGCCCATGTCACCACGCTGGACCTGCCGCCTGCCGAGATCGACCTGACCGCCGTCAGCGGCGACACGGCCGCCCTGATCCTGCAAAATGACACGGAAAACGACAATTACCTGCGCCGCCAGTTTGCGGAAAAAGGCGCGTTCTACATCGACCGCGCGCCAGCCGACGTCCAGTCCGCAATTACCCGCCTGCACTTGGACAGCCGCAAGCTCGATCCGCAAGCGCAGCAATTGAGCGGTCAATTCGATTTCATCTTCATCGATGGCGGCCATGATTACGAGACGGTGGCGATCGATACCACCAACGCACTGGCCATGGCCAAGCCTGACTCCGTTATCCTGTGGCACGACTACCGCTCGAAGATCCATGGCGACGTGACCCGCTTTGTCGATGATTTCAGTGGCGACCGGGCCGTGATCCATGTTGAAAATACCATGCTGGCCTTTATACTGAATGGCAACTTCAAGCACCTGCTCGCACAATAA
- a CDS encoding FkbM family methyltransferase, producing the protein MSATAIPITRHAVADEQAQAFLSALVSAPRFLLGRNEHALALLSTLDIPIDGIVDDGASGTQWHGKPVIAMQQLPSDAMVVNCAMSIAPVAAARKLAQQPVKARLSYADLLAARPDLVPVPAFVAQMRADVAANRPRWDHLRAQFADEESRAVFDHVVQYRLTADPRHMASYEVRFSEQYFEDFLCLSGEVFVDAGGFDGDTTELFCERYPDYRAVFLFEPSAKNMQDAKTRLAQRHGISFIEQGISDQAGTLWFNPDAGSASAVSVAGSSSIEVTTLDLAITQAVSFIKMDLEGWEMQALAGSQRHIRDEHPKLAISVYHSAADFHRIPDYIASIRQDYDLYLRHYTQGWSETIMYFVPRRNTAQTTAESAA; encoded by the coding sequence CGTAATGAACATGCGCTGGCCCTGCTGTCGACGCTGGACATCCCGATTGACGGCATCGTCGACGACGGCGCCAGTGGCACGCAATGGCATGGCAAGCCGGTCATCGCCATGCAGCAACTCCCGTCCGATGCCATGGTGGTCAATTGCGCCATGTCGATTGCACCGGTTGCGGCCGCCCGCAAGCTGGCGCAGCAGCCGGTGAAGGCTAGGCTCAGCTATGCCGACCTGCTGGCAGCGCGCCCCGACCTGGTGCCGGTACCCGCCTTCGTCGCGCAAATGCGTGCCGATGTCGCCGCCAACCGTCCCCGCTGGGACCACTTGCGCGCCCAATTTGCCGATGAGGAGTCAAGGGCGGTCTTCGACCATGTGGTGCAATACCGGCTCACTGCCGACCCGCGCCACATGGCAAGCTACGAGGTGCGATTCTCGGAGCAGTATTTCGAGGACTTCCTGTGCTTGTCGGGCGAAGTGTTTGTCGACGCCGGCGGATTCGACGGCGATACGACCGAGCTGTTCTGCGAACGCTATCCCGACTACCGGGCCGTGTTCCTGTTCGAACCGTCAGCGAAGAACATGCAGGACGCAAAAACGCGCCTGGCGCAGCGGCACGGCATCAGCTTCATCGAACAAGGCATTTCCGACCAGGCCGGTACCTTGTGGTTCAATCCGGATGCAGGTTCGGCCAGCGCAGTCAGTGTGGCCGGCTCCAGCAGTATCGAGGTAACCACCCTCGACCTGGCCATCACGCAGGCAGTCAGTTTCATCAAGATGGATCTGGAGGGCTGGGAAATGCAGGCCCTGGCCGGCTCGCAGCGCCATATCCGCGACGAGCATCCCAAGCTGGCCATTTCCGTCTACCATAGCGCCGCCGATTTCCATCGCATTCCCGACTATATCGCCAGCATCCGCCAGGACTACGACCTGTATTTGCGCCATTACACGCAGGGCTGGTCGGAAACGATCATGTACTTCGTGCCACGCCGCAATACCGCTCAAACCACCGCGGAATCAGCAGCTTAA